The Glycine soja cultivar W05 chromosome 8, ASM419377v2, whole genome shotgun sequence genome has a window encoding:
- the LOC114422947 gene encoding partner of Y14 and mago-like — translation MSDDERKKQIAELSKSLKEGERLVGPTRRPDGTLRKPIRIRAGYTPQDEVAIYQPKGALLKKEMGSAGPPGYEPDADSKPKTKSVKRNERKKEKRIQAALEKEKNVSEVEDSGKQESLEALTSQVNRLAVQDSPQAQDIDKRIRALKKKIRLSEALEQKSAEQDLKPEQLEKLAKLEDWRRELKLLEDEKGETTVS, via the exons ATGAGCGACGACGAAAGGAAGAAGCAAATAGCGGAGCTGAGCAAAAGCCTCAAAGAAGGAGAGAGGCTCGTGGGCCCAACGAGACGGCCCGACGGAACCCTCCGCAAGCCCATTCGAATCCGCGCCGGCTACACCCCTCAAGACGAAGTCGCCATTTACCAACCCAAAGGAGCACTC TTGAAAAAGGAGATGGGCTCCGCTGGGCCTCCCGGGTACGAACCAGACGCTGATTCCAAGCCCAAGACCAAGTCCGTTAAGAGGAAcgagagaaagaaggaaaagcGCATTCAG GCTGCGcttgaaaaggaaaagaatgtGAGTGAAGTTGAAGATAGTGGAAAGCAGGAATCTCTGGAGGCATTGACCTCGCAGGTAAATCGGCTCGCTGTGCAAGATTCGCCCCAAGCTCAAGATATTGATAAAAGAATTCGTGCTCTCAAAAAGAAG ATTCGACTTTCAGAAGCATTGGAGCAGAAAAGTGCAGAGCAAGATCTGAAGCCAGAGCAGTTGGAAAAGCTAGCAAAATTAGAAGATTGGCGTAGGGAGTTAAAGTTATTGGAGGATGAGAAGGGTGAAACAACCGTATCATGA